A region of Lepus europaeus isolate LE1 chromosome 2, mLepTim1.pri, whole genome shotgun sequence DNA encodes the following proteins:
- the LOC133751381 gene encoding LOW QUALITY PROTEIN: nmrA-like family domain-containing protein 1 (The sequence of the model RefSeq protein was modified relative to this genomic sequence to represent the inferred CDS: inserted 1 base in 1 codon), with product MANRKVIAVFGATGAQGGSVARAILDRKHFAVRALTRDVTKPSARALQDXGAEVVKGDLDDKASLEAALKGVPGAFLVTSFWDHLSTEREVSQGKLVADLAKRLGLKHVVFSGLENVQKLTGGRLTVPHFDGKGELEEYFWSIGVPMTSVRLAAYFENFLASWKPAKAPDGDYYPLAIPMGDVPMHGISVADAGAAILSVFNSPEEFLGKAVGLSAEALIVQQYGDVFFPRLWGKMFETQRRSMVVTDSETQQKPILCAKNLQQKNSLSYCDILAITITPEAYEKLSFPAAKELADMCRFYQMQQDHDVALTHRLNPRVRSFNQFISDNLGAFKGL from the exons GTGCTCAGGGAGGCTCTGTGGCCAGGGCCATTTTGGACAGGAAACATTTTGCAGTGAGGGCATTGACCAGAGATGTAACTAAACCCAGTGCCCGGGCGCTCCAGG TTGGTGCTGAGGTGGTGAAAGGCGACTTGGATGACAAAGCGTCTTTGGAGGCTGCCTTAAAAGGCGTCCCTGGAGCCTTCTTGGTGACCAGCTTCTGGGACCACCTGAGCACGGAGAGGGAAGTGTCTCAG GGGAAGCTGGTGGCGGACCTGGCCAAGCGCCTGGGCCTGAAGCACGTGGTGTTCAGCGGCCTGGAGAACGTGCAGAAGTTGACCGGGGGCAGATTGACCGTGCCGCACTTTGATGGCAAGGGAGAACTGGAGGAGTACTTCTGGTCCATCGGTGTCCCCATGACCAGCGTCCGCCTGGCAGCCTACTTTGAAAACTTTCTTGCCTCGTGGAAGCCCGCCAAAGCCCCTGATGGAGACTACTACCCCTTGG CAATACCCATGGGGGACGTGCCGATGCACGGGATCTCCGTGGCTGATGCTGGAGCCGCCATCCTCAGCGTTTTCAATTCTCCAGAGGAGTTTCTAGGCAAGGCCGTGGGCCTCAGTGCCGAAGCACTCATAGTACAGCAATATGGTGATGTTTTTTTTCCAAGACTTTGGGGAAAGATGTTCGAGACACAAAG AAGGAGCATGGTtgtaacagacagtgagacacaACAAAAACCCATTCTCTGCGCTAAAAATCTGCAGCAAAAGAATTCCTTATCTTACTGCGACATACTAGCGATCACA ATCACGCCCGAAGCTTATGAGAAGCTGAGCTTCCCGGCGGCGAAGGAACTGGCCGATATGTGTCGTTTCTACCAAATGCAGCAGGACCATGATGTCGCTCTCACCCACCGACTAAACCCCAGAGTCAGAAGCTTCAACCAGTTTATCTCCGACAACCTGGGAGCCTTCAAGGGCTTGTAG